TGATATAGCTATTGCTTCAATTATATTAGGACTTAGTGTTTCTTCTACTCTATCACTTTATTTAGTTGTAGCACTAAATGTTAGATTGATTATGACAAACTTTGTTGTTTCTTTTAGAGAATTCTTTGTTACTTTAGTTGCTAAAAGAGGAAGAATTGGCTGAGAAAGTTATACAAAGTACGAGCTTTATACATATTTAATTGCTGCATTTACATTTATCAATATGTCAATTTTATCTCCATATTTTGTAAGCGCATTATATGCAAAAAATATTGTCATTGATTCAGCTGATGTTTGAAATAGAAACGCTTTTGAATTTATGTTTTATACACCAAACTTTTCAATACTTTATGGAGCAATTACTGCCTTTACAATACTTTGTGATGGTCAAATGACTCTTATTCAAGCAAAGGGAAGATATGGAGAGGTATCAAAATTTCAAAATATTATAGGAATTATTTATATAATTGGGGCAGTCTTAATAACTTTTATTTTGGTAACATCAAAAGTTGGTGGAGAGTATACATTAGTGGTTGGTATTATAAGTATGTACACTGTTAAATTAGTATCCTTAATAATTAGATATAGTTATTTATGAATCTATGTTTGAAAATATGTTACTTATAATTCAACTAAGAAAAATGTTTTAAATAACTTTTTAATTCTTATAATACCAATAATTTTGAGTGCAATATTAAATGTTTTATTTATTAGTAAAAAATTGAATATTGAAAAATCAACAGATCCTTCTGCGCATATTGCACCATTAATTGCTCTATTCTTTACAACAATTTTCGTTTCAATGACATTGTTAATATTATTTTCTTACATTTTAAATGCAAAAGCATTTAATGGTATTATAAGAAATCTACCAATAGTTCAAAAAATTGTAACAAATAGATCCTCAGAACAAAGAAAAAAAAGATTTGAAGAATATGGTATAGATGTAGATGGAATTGTTGATAAAGGAAATCAAATTTCACATGCTATGTATGGTATTGAAGATAGTTCATTAAATAGTGAAATTCTTAATGAATCAACAGAAATTAGCATAAATCCTAAAAGTGAAAATATTTTTGTTTTAAAAGGTAAGTAAAATCGATTTTATCGATTTTTTTTATTTAATTTTAAGGAATAGTTTAATACTTTCAAGGTGCTATAATTTAGAAAGGTGAAAATATGGTAAATACTTCAATTTTTATTGCTTTAGGAATAGCAATGTTATATCTGTTTATGTTTTATACATCAGGTTTAATAATTACTGAATTATTCAAATTTAGAATAAAAAATTATTTTGTAGCAATAGCTACAGGTTTTTTTAGTTATTTTACTTTTATTTCAGTTGCAACTTTCCCATTACAATTAATATCAGTTCTCCCATATGTTTTCTTTGTATATTATATTTTCGCAATATCAATTATTTATTTAATATTCTGTTTTACTTTTACTAGATTTTGATTAAATACAAATTTCTTCAAAATAGATTCTTTAATATTCATTATGGTTGTTGGTATTTTTGTTGTAATTGATTATGCTTCAATTGAATATATAACAAATGAGAATTTTAGTAGACATAAAAACACATTAGCTATTTTATATTGATTAAAAGATAATCCAGTATCATTTTTTAATGATTCAACTTTATTTAACTTTTTAGGGTTTAAACCTTTTCAAGGTTGATATACTTTCCAATTATCTACAATAATAATGGTAGATGCTCAACCATATCAATATAGAGATTTAATAATACCGTTATTAATTATTTTAGATGCCTTTTTAATCACATCAATATTATTTATATTTTATGAGTCATTTTCAATTAATGAAAAGATATGAACTAGAATAAGAATATTCATATTAAGTTTATTAGTTTTTATTATTACAAGAGTTATTTTTTGATATTTCAACTACTCTATATTTGGAGGAGAAATGATTTTAATTTATCTAATTATGTATGCAACAACAATGCTTCTTAGATATACAAGCTCAAATATTAGAGAAAGATTTAATCCTATTTTTGTAGGTATTGTTCTTGGAGGTTATATCTCATTTTCATGAGATAGTTCATATCAAATTTTGTTCTTAGTATATGCATTTGTATTTGCAATACAAAGAAAATTTAATCAGAACTTTACAAAGGATGTTTTACAAATCGCTATTTTTCCTTTAATTGGATTTATTTTTTATAACATTATTTTAAATTTATATTTACAAGCAATTATATTTGGTGGAATTTTATTATTAATGTTTTTAACATCATATTTAATGAATAAAAGATATAGCTTTGTTGCTAAATTTGAATTATTTTTAGAAAGTAGAAGTATATTTACAATACTTTTAGTACCAATATTTTTTATGACTTTATCAACTGCTTTTATTTTGGCATTTAATGAAAATGTTCTATCAGAAAAATATAATTCATTAAATATTTTATATTTATGATTATCAATAATTAAAAATAATATTGCCAGACAATTTCTGACATTCGTATTATCTATGTTTTTATTAGCTGGATCTTTTGTTTGAATTTTCTTTAGAAAAAGAATTAAATGTAGTGCTTTTTCAAATATAGTAGATTTATTTCTTATAAGTTATTTAACATTTTATAATCCTATATCTGTTAGATTTATAAGTGTTTTCTATCCTAAAATGTTTGAAACAAATGGTATTGTTTTAATAGTTTTACTATTAACAACTTTAAATACTATTCCATACTCATTTAGTAGAAAAAGAACCGACCAGTTATTAAATGAAACTGTTGTAATAAAAAAATATTCAAGAATTAATTTTTAATAAGGAGAATTATGAAAAATATTATAGAGAAAATAAATAATTTGAAAAATAATTTAAACAAATGAGGTCACGCATATTATGTATTGGATAGTCCTATTGTTGATGATGCAGAATATGATAAAACCTTAAAGGAACTTATTGAACTTGAAAATCAATACCCTGAATTGATAACTGATGATTCACCTTCACAAAAAGTTGGCGGAATAGTAATGGATAAATTTGAAAAATATAAACATAAATTACCAATGCTTAGTTTAGCAAATGCTTTTAATAAAGAAGATTTACTAAACTTTAATGATCAAATTAAAAAGGAAATTGAAAATTCTGATTATAATTTTTTTGTCGAACCTAAAATTGATGGACTTTCAATTTCATTAATTTATAACAATGGTAAATTTTTTAAGGGTGTTACAAGAGGGGATGGAATTTATGGTGAAGATGTAACTTCAAATGTAAAAACAATAAAAAGTATTCCATTGTCTATTGAAGATCAAAATGATTATGTAGAAATTAGAGGAGAAGTTTTTTTATCAAAAACTGAATTTGAAAAAATAAATAAACAAAGGCAAACAAATGATGAAGAAATATTTGCAAATCCAAGAAATGCAGCTGCAGGTACATTGAGACAATTAGATTCAAGTATTGCAGCTTCAAGAAAACTGGATGCATTTTTATATTATTTTATGGATAGAGAAAAGTTTCATACACATAGTGAATCATTAAGTTATCTAGAAAAAATGAATTTTAAAATTAATGATTTGGGAAAAATTTGTAAAAGTATTGAAGAAGTATACGAGCATATTTTATACATTCAGTCTCAAAGAGAAAATTTAGAATATGAAATTGATGGAGTAGTAATAAAAATAAATGATTTTGATCTTTATGAAAAAGTTGGATATACTGCTAAATCTCCAAAGTGAGCAATAGCGTTTAAATTTCCAGCAGAAGTTAAAACAACAAAATTAAAAAATATTTTTCCAACTGTTGGAAGAACAGGAAGAATTACTTATAATGCTTTATTACAACCAGTGCAAATTGCTGGAACAACAGTACAAGCTGCAACACTTCATAATGCTGATTTTATTATTCAAAGAGATATTAGAATTGGTGGAGAGGTGAAAATTAAAAAGGCAGGAGATATAATTCCTGAAGTAATTGCTCCAATAATTGATGAAAATTACTATAAATTAAATAAATGAATTGAAGATACAAATTGTCCAATATGCAATTCTCTCTTGGAAAGAGTTGAAGGAGAAGTTGACCAATATTGTATTAACTCACAATGTCCAAGAAAAATAGTTAGAGGACTTGAGCACTTTGTATCAAGAGACGCAATGAATATTGAAGGTTTAAGTATTAAAATAATAGAAAAATTATTTGAAAATAAATTTATAGAAAATGTTGGAGATATTTATAAATTAAATAAATATAAAAATGAATTGATTCAATTGGATAAAATGGGAGAAAAATCTGTTACTAATTTATTAGAATCAATAGAAAAATCAAAATCAAATTCTCTGGAAAAATTATTTTTTGGATTAGGTATACGACATGTCGGAAAGAAAACGGCAAAAGTTCTTGCTGTTAACTTTAAGGAAATTGATGTAATTTCAAATATTAATTTTAATGAATTAGAAGAAATTAATGATATTGGTCCTATTGTTGCAAAATCAGTATGTGATTGATTTGAAATAAAACAAAATGCAGATCTTATTAAAACTTTAAAAAATGAGGGGCTAAATACAAAATATTTAGGTAATGAAGGTTCAAAAAACAATGATAAAATTACTATGAAAAGTTTCGTAATCACAGGTACTTTAAGTAAACCAAGAAATTATTTCAAAGAAATGCTTGAAGAATATGGTGCAAAAGTAATTGATACAGTAAGCAAAAAAACAGATTTTTTATTAGCTGGACAAGAAGCTGGAAGCAAATTAGAAAAAGCTCAAAAATTAGGAATACAGATTTTATCTGAATCAGAATTCTTAGAAATGATAGGAGAATAATATGAAAATCAATTTAGAAATTTTAAATGAGCTTCAAGAAGAAGCAATGTTAGATTTATCACAAGAAGAACTTGAAAATATTCTTAAGTATGAAAATGAAATACTTAAAAAATTTGAAAAAGTATTGGCAATAAATACTGATAATGTAATGGAACTACATTATCCATTTGAAATTCAATCAAATACTTTACGAGAAGATGATGAAACTAATGTTCTATCAAAAAATGATATATTGAGTAATGCTCCAAGTACTAATGGTGATTTTATAACTATAACAAAGGTGGTAAAATAATATGGATTTTAAAAATACTACATTAAAAGAAATACATAATAAATTAGTTAATAAAGAAATTACACCATTAGAATTAGTAAAGCAAACTTTAGAGGTTTCAAAAAAAGAATTAAATAGCAATTTTTTAATTACTCTTTGTGAAAATGAAGCTTTAAAATCTGCACAAGAATTAGAAGATAAAGTTGATATAAATAATATTTTGTCAGCAATCCCTTTTATTCATAAAGATAATATTTCAACAAAAGGTATTTTAACTACAGCTGGATCAAAAATTTTATCAAATTATATTCCCTCATTTGATGCAACTATTGCAACAAAATTTAAAGATGCAAAATCAATTTTAATTGGTAAAGCAGCATTAGATGAATTATCAATGGGAGGAACTGGATTATTTTCATTTAATGGTGAAGTTAGAAATCCATATGATAATGAGAGAATAGTTGGTGGAAGCTCAAGTGGTAGTGCATATGCAGTTGCAAAAGGTATCGTTCCTTTTGCAACTGGAGGAGATACTGGAGATTCAATTAGAAAACCTGCTAGTTTCAATGGTATTGTTGGATTTAAACCAACTTATGGATCAATTTCAAGATATGGAGCAATACCATATGCGCCAAGTTTAGATCATTTGGGATTCTTTACAAATAATGTTGAGGATTTAGCCTATCTTTGTGAAGCAACATATGAAAAGGATATTAAAGACTTTACTTCAATTGAAAATAATCATGAATTCATAAAAAATATAAATTCAGTTGATAAGAAAATAAAATTTGGTTATATAAAACAAGTTGATGACATAATTGAAGGTCAATTGGCAAAAGAGTATAAAAAAATGTATGGTATTTTAAAAAATGAAGGTCATGAAGTTGTTGAATTAGACTTTAATGAAGACTTATTAAAAGCAATTCCTGCAACATACATGATGATTTCTTTTGCAGAGGGTGTTTCTTCAAATTATAATTTGGATGGAATTAAATATGGAATTAGAGCTAATGGAAAAGATTATAAGGAAATAATTAAAAATTCAAGAACTCAGGCTTTTGGCGAAACTGTTAAGAGAAGATTTATTATTGGTAGTTATCAATTAAAATCAGAAAATCAAGAATTACTTTTAGCTAAATCAAAAAAAGTAAGAAGGTTAATAGTAGAAGAAATTGAAAGATTATATCAAAAAGTTGATATATTGATTTTGCCTCCAACTATTAAACCAGCTCCAACTGTTAAGGAAGTTTATGGTGTTGATATAGAACAACAAAAAAATGAAAATAATTCTTTTATTGATGATTTATTAATTCTTGCAAATTTTAATGGTATGCCATCTATTACTATTCCTTTTGTTAAAGAAGACAATATGCCAATTGGTATAAATTTAAATGCAAAACCAAAAGAGGATTTAAAAGTTTTACAAGCAGCAAAATATTTGGAACAAATAATTAATGATAATTTTAGACAAGTAGGTGATTTTAATGAATAATTTTGAAGTAATTATAGGTATTGAAAATCACGTTGAATTAAAGACAAATTCTAAAATGTTTGGATTAGGACCAGTAACATATGGAGAAATTCCAAATTCACAAGTATCTGAAGTTGATATGGGTTATCCAGGAACTTTACCTTCTGTTAACAAAGAAGGTGTTAGACTTGCTTTACTTGCTTGTAATGCATTAAATATGCAAATAGATCCGCTTTTAAGATTTGATAGAAAGAATTATTTCTATCCAGATTTAGTAAAGGGTTACCAAATTACTCAACAATTTTTTCCAATTGGACAAGAGGGAAAATTAGAAATTACTTTAGAAGATGGAACAATAAAAATAATTGAAATTGAAAGACTTCATATTGAAGAAGATACTGCAAAACAAACTCATAAAGATGATTTAACTTATATTGATTACAATAGAAGTGGTGTTGGACTTGTTGAAATAGTTTCAAAGCCATTAATTAGAAGTGCATTTGAAGCAGTTGAATATGTAAATCAATTGAGAGAAATTTTATTATTCTTGGGAGTAAGCGATGTAAAAATGAATGAAGGTTCATTGAGATGTGATATAAATATTTCTCTAAGACCATATGGTTATGATGGTTTTGGTCCAAAAGTTGAAATTAAAAATTTAAATTCTTTAAGTAATGTTAAAAAATCAATTGAATTTGAAATTAAAAGACAATCAAAAATACTATTATCTGGAGGAGAAATTGATCAAGAAACTAGAAGATTTGATGAAGCATCTCAAGAAACTGTTTTAATGAGAAAAAAAGTTAATGCAGTAGATTATAAATATTTTAGAGAACCTAATATTTTTCCTATTATGCTTGAACAAAAGTGAATTAACGAAGTAGTTAATAATTCTCCTGAATTAGCAAGCAAAAAAAGAAAAAAATATACTAGCGAATATAATTTATCATTAGATGATACAAATTATATTCTTTCAGATTTAGCTCTTGTAAAATTTTTTGAAGAAGCAATTTTGTTAGGTTCTGACCCAAAAAAAATTGCAAATTATTTAATAACTGATATTAAAGCTTTATTAAATAAAGATGGAATTGAAATAAAGGATTCAAAAATAAAGCCTAAAGATATACACGAAATTATTTCTATGTTAGACGAAGGATTAATTTCTTCAAAACATGTAAAAACAATTCTTCCAATAGCTTTTGAATCAGAAAAAGATATTAAATCAATAACAGAAGAAAATAACTTAAAGTTAATTTCAAATGTAAATGAAATAAGAGATATTTTAATTCCGATAGTTGAACAAAATTTAGATTTAATAAAAGAACAATACGAACAAAGACCAGAAAGAATTGAAAAAACTTTAATGGGACAACTTATGAAAGAAACAGGTGGAAATGTTAATCCAACTGTTGCAACAGAAGTAATTGTTGAATTGATTAAAAATAGTTTATAAAAAAATGCTAATATTAGTTAGCATTTTTTTATTCTTCAATTTCTTGTTCACCTCTAATTTTTAGAACAAGATCATTTACAACATTATTTTTTGCATATACTCCAAGAATGTCTCCCTCTTTAAGAATTGTATATTCATCAGGAAGTATTGTCTTACCATTTCTTTTAATTTGAATTATATTAAAGTCTTTATTTGAAATTAATCCTGCATCAAAGATTGACTTATCAATAATATCTTCTTCGTAAACAGTAATACTTGTAAAGACGTATTCATTATCAATTGACTGTACTTCACTTTCAATATCAAAAAGTGATTTTGTAGCAACCATTTTTCCTGTTATAACATCTGGAATAATTACTTTGTCTTCTTCTAAACCAAGAGCTAAAAGTATTCTTTTATGTCTTTCATCTCTTGCTTTAACAATTATATTTTCCACACCTAAGTCGATTAAGTTTAATACTGTTAAAATACTTGATTCCATATTTCCACCAAAACAAACGATTACTCCATCATATTGAGATATACCATTTTTTTCAAGCGCATTTTTATTTGTAGCATCTAAAACTATTCCTTCAACAGATTCAAATTGATTTATATGTAAATTCAATCTCTCTTCATCATAATCAAATATTTTAATAAGTTGTTTTTTTTCATCAAGTGTTTGTGCAACTGATAGTCCAAAGTAGTTTGCTCCAAATATAGCAAAACTTTTTTTTCTAGCCATATTAATACCAACTTTCTAGCTCTTTAAATTATACAACTCTTTTCAGGTTTAATGTATAATTTAATGTAGATTTGAAAGAGGTTAATTTTTATGAAAAATTCTTCAAAAGATGAAAAAGATAATATAAAAAAGAAATCTTTTAAAAAGAAAAAAGATCTTAAAAATAACAATGAAAAGTTTTTTTATAAATTAAAAAATTGATGACCTTTTTCAAGGGTTAGTGGAAAAATAATAATGGCATATCTAATTGCAATCATAACAGGTGGTTTTTTATTATCAATTCCAGGAATTGTAAAGGACCCAGAGAATCATTGAGATTTCATAACAGGAATGTTTACAGCATCTAGTGCAATTTCAGATACAGGAATAACAATGATTCAAACAAATACGGGTTATTCTTTTATGGGGCAATTGTTAATAATTATAATGTGTCAAATTGGAGGAATTGGAATTCTTACAATTAAAATTACTCTTTTAGTAATGATTGGAAGAAAAGTTTCTTTAGATGATCAGAATATAGCTCAAACAGAGAGAGGTAATAACAGTTTATCCAATACAGTAGAAATGATAAAAGATGCTTTTATATTTTTATTATCTTTAGAATTAATTGGTTCAATTGTTTTGTTTTTTGGATTTTATTTTACTCCAATTTCTTTGAGTGGAACTGTTGAATTAGATCCTAATTCAGTTACAAGTCCATATAATGATTTTGGAAAATCACTTTGAGCTGCAATTTTTCACTCAATTAGTGCAACAAATAATGCAGGTTTTGATATTATAAGTGGAAATTCTTTGGTTCCTTATAATCAAGGAAATTCTCATGCATATTTAATACAAATTACCTTTTTATTACAATGAGTTATTGGTGGGCTTGGTTATCCAACATATCATGATATTAAAAAGAAAATAAAAGCTAGAAGAGAAGGAAAAAAAGTTAAATTCTCTTTATTTACAAAGTTAAATTTTATTACTTATATTACACTGTTTATTTTGGGACCAATATTAGTTTTTTTAACAGAATATTTAACTGTTGAAAACAGTCAAATTCTATTAAATGGCTATTATCTTGATAAAGAAGTACTTTCAGAAAAAAGTGGAGAAATTATAAAGACAAAAGTATGAGTATCTGATGGATGAAAACCCACTCATGTTTGAATGATGGATTTAATATTTAATGTCTCTTCAACTAGAAATGCAGGTTTTGCAACAGTTGATGTAAATAGTTTTACAGCTGGAAGTAAGTATTTATTATCAATTTGAATGTTTATTGGAGCTGCACCTTCTTCAACAGCGGGGGGAATTAGGACTACAACTTTTGCAATATGTGTATTGGCAATATTCTCAATTATGAGAAATAAAAAATCAGTTGAAGCATTTAAAAGAAAAATTCCAGATGAAACAGTTAAACGAGCATTTGCAGTAGTATTTATTTCATTCTTTATAGTTATAACAAGTATTTTTGTTGTTTATTTAGATAGTAATAAAATGTTATATGGAACAGATACAACAGAACATACTGAAGCTACTATAATTAAACTTATAATGTATGTATGTAGTGCCTTTGGAACTGTTGGTTTTCAACCATTTCCAAATGAACAGATTATACAATTAGGTGTATTGAGTAAAATCATGTTAGTTATAACAATGTTTATAGGTCAACTTGGTATTTCAAATACACTACTTGCTTTTGTAAAACAAAAAAACAAGCAAAATTACGGGTTCTTAGAAGAAGAAGTTACAATTGGATAAAAAAATGAACTATTAAGTTCTTTTTTTATCTTTATTCAAAACTTTTTATAAGCCAATAATAATGGGCATATAAAAGATACTTTAAATATATAAGTTTGACTTATATATTTAAAGTAGTATGATTTAGTGGTTAAGATTTTAAATCTTTGAGGTGAATAAATGAATACAAATATTAATGAAAATAAAGAGGAACTTGTAGACTCCAAGACTCTGAGTTTGGATCAAGAGTGATACAAACTTTCTAATAAAAAAATTTGTAGTGTTTTAGAAACGAATCCAGAAACTGGATTAACTGACAGAGAAGCTAAAATAAGACTTGAAAAATATGGAAGAAATAATCTGCCTAAAAGTAAAAAGCCAAATTGATTTGTAATATTTTTGAAAAGTTTTTTAGACCCACTTAGTTTAATTATGATTTTATCAGGTCTAGTATCAGGGTTGGTAGCTATTACCTCTCAAAAAATTGAAACAGTTGATATAACAGGATTAGTTATTATTTCAATAATAGTATTAACTAACTCAATTATTGCAACTGTTCAAGAAGTTAAGTCACTAAATCAAGTTGCGCATTTAAATGAAAATAAACAAACAGCAATTGTTTTAAGAAATTCAAAAAAGACGGAAATAGATATTGAAGAATTAGTTCCTGGAGATATAATTTTTGTTAATTCTGGTGGATTTGTTCCTGCAGATACAAGAATTATAGATAACCAATTATTAAAAATTGATGAATCTGCTCTAACTGGTGAAAATGAGCCAGTTAAGAAAATATCAGATTCAATTAAAGAACAAAACTTAATGTTAGGTGATCAAAAAAATATAGCATTTATGTCAACTTTAGTACTTGAAGGTAAAATGATGGGTGTTATTTTTGGAACTGGTCAAGATTCAGAAATTGGAAAAATTGCTACAAAAATTAGTTCACATAAACCAGAAAAAACACCTTTAGAAAGAAAAGTTACTCATTTAACTGCAACTATTGGTTTAGCATCAATAATATTGGGTTTAATTTTATTTTTAACTTCATTCTTTTTATTAACAGATGAAAATTCAAAAACTATTAAAGAATTATTAGTGATTTCAGTTTCTGCTGCAATATCTTT
This sequence is a window from Spiroplasma diminutum CUAS-1. Protein-coding genes within it:
- the ligA gene encoding NAD-dependent DNA ligase LigA, whose protein sequence is MKNIIEKINNLKNNLNKWGHAYYVLDSPIVDDAEYDKTLKELIELENQYPELITDDSPSQKVGGIVMDKFEKYKHKLPMLSLANAFNKEDLLNFNDQIKKEIENSDYNFFVEPKIDGLSISLIYNNGKFFKGVTRGDGIYGEDVTSNVKTIKSIPLSIEDQNDYVEIRGEVFLSKTEFEKINKQRQTNDEEIFANPRNAAAGTLRQLDSSIAASRKLDAFLYYFMDREKFHTHSESLSYLEKMNFKINDLGKICKSIEEVYEHILYIQSQRENLEYEIDGVVIKINDFDLYEKVGYTAKSPKWAIAFKFPAEVKTTKLKNIFPTVGRTGRITYNALLQPVQIAGTTVQAATLHNADFIIQRDIRIGGEVKIKKAGDIIPEVIAPIIDENYYKLNKWIEDTNCPICNSLLERVEGEVDQYCINSQCPRKIVRGLEHFVSRDAMNIEGLSIKIIEKLFENKFIENVGDIYKLNKYKNELIQLDKMGEKSVTNLLESIEKSKSNSLEKLFFGLGIRHVGKKTAKVLAVNFKEIDVISNINFNELEEINDIGPIVAKSVCDWFEIKQNADLIKTLKNEGLNTKYLGNEGSKNNDKITMKSFVITGTLSKPRNYFKEMLEEYGAKVIDTVSKKTDFLLAGQEAGSKLEKAQKLGIQILSESEFLEMIGE
- the gatC gene encoding Asp-tRNA(Asn)/Glu-tRNA(Gln) amidotransferase subunit GatC; this translates as MKINLEILNELQEEAMLDLSQEELENILKYENEILKKFEKVLAINTDNVMELHYPFEIQSNTLREDDETNVLSKNDILSNAPSTNGDFITITKVVK
- a CDS encoding amidase family protein, which translates into the protein MDFKNTTLKEIHNKLVNKEITPLELVKQTLEVSKKELNSNFLITLCENEALKSAQELEDKVDINNILSAIPFIHKDNISTKGILTTAGSKILSNYIPSFDATIATKFKDAKSILIGKAALDELSMGGTGLFSFNGEVRNPYDNERIVGGSSSGSAYAVAKGIVPFATGGDTGDSIRKPASFNGIVGFKPTYGSISRYGAIPYAPSLDHLGFFTNNVEDLAYLCEATYEKDIKDFTSIENNHEFIKNINSVDKKIKFGYIKQVDDIIEGQLAKEYKKMYGILKNEGHEVVELDFNEDLLKAIPATYMMISFAEGVSSNYNLDGIKYGIRANGKDYKEIIKNSRTQAFGETVKRRFIIGSYQLKSENQELLLAKSKKVRRLIVEEIERLYQKVDILILPPTIKPAPTVKEVYGVDIEQQKNENNSFIDDLLILANFNGMPSITIPFVKEDNMPIGINLNAKPKEDLKVLQAAKYLEQIINDNFRQVGDFNE
- the gatB gene encoding Asp-tRNA(Asn)/Glu-tRNA(Gln) amidotransferase subunit GatB, whose product is MNNFEVIIGIENHVELKTNSKMFGLGPVTYGEIPNSQVSEVDMGYPGTLPSVNKEGVRLALLACNALNMQIDPLLRFDRKNYFYPDLVKGYQITQQFFPIGQEGKLEITLEDGTIKIIEIERLHIEEDTAKQTHKDDLTYIDYNRSGVGLVEIVSKPLIRSAFEAVEYVNQLREILLFLGVSDVKMNEGSLRCDINISLRPYGYDGFGPKVEIKNLNSLSNVKKSIEFEIKRQSKILLSGGEIDQETRRFDEASQETVLMRKKVNAVDYKYFREPNIFPIMLEQKWINEVVNNSPELASKKRKKYTSEYNLSLDDTNYILSDLALVKFFEEAILLGSDPKKIANYLITDIKALLNKDGIEIKDSKIKPKDIHEIISMLDEGLISSKHVKTILPIAFESEKDIKSITEENNLKLISNVNEIRDILIPIVEQNLDLIKEQYEQRPERIEKTLMGQLMKETGGNVNPTVATEVIVELIKNSL
- a CDS encoding potassium channel family protein, with amino-acid sequence MARKKSFAIFGANYFGLSVAQTLDEKKQLIKIFDYDEERLNLHINQFESVEGIVLDATNKNALEKNGISQYDGVIVCFGGNMESSILTVLNLIDLGVENIIVKARDERHKRILLALGLEEDKVIIPDVITGKMVATKSLFDIESEVQSIDNEYVFTSITVYEEDIIDKSIFDAGLISNKDFNIIQIKRNGKTILPDEYTILKEGDILGVYAKNNVVNDLVLKIRGEQEIEE
- a CDS encoding TrkH family potassium uptake protein; this translates as MKNSSKDEKDNIKKKSFKKKKDLKNNNEKFFYKLKNWWPFSRVSGKIIMAYLIAIITGGFLLSIPGIVKDPENHWDFITGMFTASSAISDTGITMIQTNTGYSFMGQLLIIIMCQIGGIGILTIKITLLVMIGRKVSLDDQNIAQTERGNNSLSNTVEMIKDAFIFLLSLELIGSIVLFFGFYFTPISLSGTVELDPNSVTSPYNDFGKSLWAAIFHSISATNNAGFDIISGNSLVPYNQGNSHAYLIQITFLLQWVIGGLGYPTYHDIKKKIKARREGKKVKFSLFTKLNFITYITLFILGPILVFLTEYLTVENSQILLNGYYLDKEVLSEKSGEIIKTKVWVSDGWKPTHVWMMDLIFNVSSTRNAGFATVDVNSFTAGSKYLLSIWMFIGAAPSSTAGGIRTTTFAICVLAIFSIMRNKKSVEAFKRKIPDETVKRAFAVVFISFFIVITSIFVVYLDSNKMLYGTDTTEHTEATIIKLIMYVCSAFGTVGFQPFPNEQIIQLGVLSKIMLVITMFIGQLGISNTLLAFVKQKNKQNYGFLEEEVTIG